Proteins encoded by one window of Emticicia oligotrophica DSM 17448:
- a CDS encoding MEDS domain-containing protein → MSLVQNHFIGYFFHEKNDLWQTVISLRSSFSEAIYITDEHTISEAKTNLNDIQIEVMSSDDIALREQVVRAKPVISSLQDKIKEFLPEQLVIFIEMTWAVRTPSGDIYLREFHEAFQVFLTQFPTTIVCLYNESILLDEQLMLSLNSHPYIYAGNEYIENPYYLPPNILQKNQIKLRFNYRLNKLIPERKAFSNQIAEVSQEDKSDYPLQKTFSSPIAQTNEGRWKIRCLGELRIRRENGELIEWNTKAGSTRKLKTLFAFLLIRGDRGASTEELADLLWPNADSTDQAVNRLYHAIRYLRLILEGEKAEKQKSAFITHQGSHYYLRLPYDSWIDLPMFQELCFKGNQHLKENNLEQVKICYESAERLYTGDLFNDIPQKYIDNNENDWLWSKRFWYREMYHKLLYSLANINRQLGNLALSIKYCDKVLAEDPSLEAAHREKLLSLAASQRFDALHRQYRIYCESLKKFNLGQPSEDMRKLYLNLSRKN, encoded by the coding sequence ATGAGCTTAGTACAAAACCACTTCATTGGCTACTTTTTTCATGAAAAAAATGACCTTTGGCAAACGGTAATTTCTTTAAGAAGTAGTTTTTCTGAAGCTATTTATATTACTGATGAACACACCATTTCTGAAGCCAAAACCAATCTTAACGATATACAGATTGAGGTAATGTCTTCGGATGATATTGCTTTGCGTGAGCAAGTAGTGAGAGCCAAACCGGTTATTTCTTCATTACAAGATAAAATTAAAGAGTTTTTACCTGAGCAGCTTGTCATTTTTATTGAAATGACTTGGGCTGTACGAACGCCATCAGGAGATATTTATCTACGAGAATTTCATGAAGCATTTCAGGTGTTTCTAACGCAATTTCCTACAACTATTGTTTGTTTGTATAATGAGTCTATTTTGCTCGATGAGCAACTAATGTTGTCTTTAAATTCACATCCTTATATATATGCGGGCAATGAATACATTGAAAATCCCTATTATTTACCGCCAAACATTCTGCAAAAAAATCAAATTAAACTACGCTTTAATTATCGCTTAAATAAACTAATTCCCGAACGCAAAGCATTTTCAAATCAAATTGCCGAGGTATCGCAAGAAGATAAAAGTGACTATCCACTTCAAAAAACTTTTTCTTCGCCCATTGCTCAAACCAATGAAGGACGCTGGAAAATTAGGTGTTTGGGTGAATTGCGTATTCGTCGAGAAAATGGTGAGCTAATCGAGTGGAATACTAAAGCGGGTTCTACTCGAAAACTAAAAACACTGTTTGCTTTTTTGCTCATTCGTGGCGACCGTGGGGCAAGTACCGAAGAATTAGCAGATTTACTTTGGCCAAATGCTGATAGTACCGACCAAGCCGTTAATCGACTTTATCATGCTATTCGATATTTGAGGCTCATTTTAGAAGGCGAAAAGGCCGAAAAACAAAAATCTGCTTTTATTACTCATCAAGGTTCGCATTATTACCTGCGTTTGCCCTACGATAGTTGGATTGATTTACCAATGTTTCAGGAATTATGTTTTAAAGGCAACCAGCATTTAAAAGAAAATAACCTCGAACAAGTGAAAATTTGTTATGAGTCGGCCGAGCGTCTTTATACAGGCGATTTATTCAATGATATTCCCCAAAAATATATTGATAATAACGAAAACGACTGGCTGTGGAGTAAGCGTTTTTGGTATCGTGAAATGTATCATAAATTATTGTATAGCCTTGCCAATATTAATCGCCAATTGGGTAACCTTGCTTTATCTATCAAATATTGTGATAAAGTTTTGGCCGAAGACCCAAGTCTTGAGGCTGCCCACCGAGAAAAACTCCTTTCCTTAGCTGCTTCCCAACGCTTCGATGCTTTGCATCGCCAATATCGAATTTACTGCGAATCACTCAAAAAATTCAATCTCGGACAACCTTCTGAAGATATGCGAAAGCTTTATTTGAATCTTTCAAGAAAAAATTAA
- a CDS encoding cytochrome P450, producing the protein MNTAIGCPYHKVSESFKPFDLTNPFPFYKQAREEEPIFFSEELGYYVVTRFQDIKEIFGNWKVFTSENAQSPFKPIAPKAKALMEEGGLIGLSGLSGRIPPDHTRIRRIVSMAFNVGRFRKLEPKIRELAINMIEDFAAKGKTNIIKDLAYDLPAYVIFMLLGVPNEEVQQVKSWAESRLLLTWGDLSEDDQLMHAQNMVKYWNYCQGLVAKRKENPTDDLPGDLVRYQAEGYEISDREIAAMCYSALFAGHETTTSLLGNGIRELLIHRKSWESLCTNHEMIPNAVEEVLRYSPSIVSWRRRSTEEATVGGITIPAGSNILLVMGSGNRDEAQFENGEDFDIERKNANQHLSMGSGIHFCLGAPLAKLEAKVVLEELTKRLPSLRLTPEQTFAFAQNTSFRAPVALEVEWDV; encoded by the coding sequence ATGAACACTGCGATTGGATGTCCGTATCATAAAGTGAGCGAATCGTTTAAACCTTTCGACCTCACCAATCCTTTTCCGTTCTACAAACAGGCACGAGAAGAAGAACCTATTTTTTTTAGCGAAGAACTTGGTTATTATGTTGTAACCCGTTTTCAAGATATTAAAGAAATCTTTGGTAATTGGAAAGTATTTACTTCTGAAAATGCTCAGTCGCCTTTCAAACCTATCGCTCCAAAAGCTAAAGCATTAATGGAAGAGGGAGGCCTTATCGGACTATCGGGCCTATCGGGTAGAATTCCACCTGACCATACTCGTATCCGTCGCATTGTGAGCATGGCATTTAATGTGGGACGTTTCCGCAAACTTGAGCCAAAAATCAGAGAGTTGGCAATTAATATGATTGAAGATTTTGCGGCAAAAGGTAAAACCAACATTATTAAAGACTTAGCTTATGATTTACCTGCTTATGTCATTTTTATGTTACTGGGAGTTCCAAACGAGGAAGTACAACAAGTAAAAAGTTGGGCCGAAAGCCGTTTATTGCTCACTTGGGGCGATTTATCGGAAGATGACCAATTGATGCACGCTCAAAATATGGTGAAATATTGGAATTATTGCCAAGGATTAGTAGCCAAACGTAAAGAAAACCCAACTGATGACCTCCCAGGTGATTTAGTTCGCTATCAAGCTGAGGGTTATGAGATTTCTGACCGTGAGATTGCAGCTATGTGTTATAGTGCTTTATTTGCTGGCCACGAAACAACAACTTCTTTGTTGGGAAATGGTATCAGAGAATTATTGATTCACCGTAAAAGTTGGGAATCTCTTTGCACAAATCATGAAATGATTCCTAATGCAGTTGAAGAAGTACTACGTTATAGCCCTTCTATTGTCTCGTGGAGACGCCGCTCAACCGAAGAAGCAACGGTGGGTGGAATTACGATTCCAGCAGGTTCAAATATCCTTCTGGTGATGGGTTCGGGGAATAGAGATGAGGCTCAATTTGAGAATGGAGAAGACTTTGATATCGAAAGAAAGAATGCCAATCAGCACCTTTCAATGGGAAGTGGCATTCATTTCTGCTTAGGAGCACCACTGGCTAAATTAGAAGCTAAAGTTGTTTTAGAAGAACTTACTAAACGCTTACCGTCGCTTCGCCTAACACCTGAACAAACTTTTGCTTTTGCACAAAATACCTCTTTTAGAGCTCCAGTAGCTCTCGAAGTAGAATGGGATGTATAA
- a CDS encoding PEP/pyruvate-binding domain-containing protein — MKYTLFFNQAQPSDYQYLGGKGASLASMSVANMPVPVGFCVTTHAYEQFLDASGLKHEIMQMVESIDFNQVDELDRVSATIREMFMKMAIPAEIQESIKNTYAELCILCSYENDLPVAVRSSATAEDLPDASFAGQQDTYLWIVGENEVLEHVRRCWASLFTSRAINYRKDQKIAEDEVLMCVVIQKMVNARTAGVAMTLNPTNGDRSKIVIDSAWGLGEAVVSGEVTPDNFIVDKIMLQVIKSNIQNKHIEHVPDRENRKVLTREITDERATQASINETEIKELCRIAKLIEKHYGCPQDIEWAIDADLPVGHNFTLLQSRPETVWSQKKVENTGIKMGMEGILNTLMNPISAKK, encoded by the coding sequence ATGAAATATACCTTGTTTTTTAATCAAGCTCAACCTTCAGACTACCAATATTTAGGTGGAAAAGGAGCAAGTTTAGCGAGTATGAGTGTAGCAAATATGCCTGTACCAGTTGGTTTTTGCGTAACTACACACGCTTATGAGCAGTTTTTAGATGCTTCAGGTTTAAAGCATGAAATTATGCAAATGGTTGAGTCGATAGATTTTAACCAAGTAGATGAGCTTGACCGAGTATCTGCTACCATCAGAGAGATGTTCATGAAAATGGCAATTCCAGCCGAAATTCAAGAATCTATCAAAAATACATACGCAGAACTATGTATTTTATGTAGTTATGAAAATGATTTACCCGTGGCGGTTCGTTCGAGTGCTACCGCAGAGGATTTACCCGATGCAAGTTTTGCTGGGCAACAAGATACTTACTTGTGGATTGTTGGTGAAAATGAAGTGCTTGAACATGTAAGAAGATGTTGGGCTAGTTTATTTACTTCAAGAGCAATTAATTATCGAAAAGACCAAAAAATTGCCGAAGATGAAGTATTAATGTGCGTAGTTATCCAAAAAATGGTGAATGCTCGTACGGCAGGGGTAGCTATGACGCTTAATCCGACCAATGGCGACCGCTCGAAAATTGTGATTGATTCTGCTTGGGGACTTGGAGAGGCTGTAGTTTCGGGCGAGGTAACACCTGATAATTTTATTGTAGATAAAATTATGCTTCAAGTGATAAAAAGCAATATTCAAAATAAGCACATTGAGCATGTTCCTGATAGAGAAAATCGCAAAGTTTTAACTCGAGAAATTACAGATGAACGAGCAACACAGGCGAGTATCAATGAGACAGAAATCAAAGAGCTTTGCCGAATTGCTAAGTTAATTGAAAAACACTATGGTTGCCCGCAAGATATTGAATGGGCGATTGATGCCGACCTCCCTGTTGGACATAATTTTACATTACTTCAAAGTCGCCCCGAAACGGTTTGGTCACAAAAGAAGGTCGAAAACACTGGAATTAAGATGGGGATGGAGGGTATATTGAATACTTTAATGAATCCTATTAGTGCAAAAAAATAA